Sequence from the Clupea harengus chromosome 20, Ch_v2.0.2, whole genome shotgun sequence genome:
CAAACTTGTATTAAGTCTCAGAAAGGTGAAATccttcactgttgtctgttgTGATGCAAGCCTGCTGATGAATGCACAGCCCTGCACAATGCTCTGTCTCTGATTGAACTGGGAGGGTATCAGGGGCCAGGGTTATATCTCAAGGGGTCCATGAACTTGTGACTGCAGAGACATCTGCATGCATTCTCCCATTGTTCGGTTTTTCTTTTTGATATCAAGGTTAATGATATGAGCGAGCCGCTCTGCACAAGAATGTGGCGCAGGCTAAATGAGGAAGTCCCCGAGGACGTTCCTCATGTTGGATAACTCTTTTTGTTGGGAACACCCTCAACCAACCCAAAATATTCGTGGACATCTGCCCAggctcatcaatatgcatagacTCAGTCTGGGGGTATCTGACCTGCCTAGGCAACAATAGAGTGGCAGTCTGATCTATGGCAGACCACTGCTCCTGTCTTTATACCCCCAGTCAAAGAACAGCCTCTGAAAACTGTCCTTTTGAGCACAAACTTGTAGGACCTCTTTTCATAGGAATCACTAGGACCCACAGACATTCTCTTCCCCCAAACCGTCCAGTCATTTGCCATTGTCTCTTCCTTTCACGAGACATGGATTTAGTGCACAGGACCCTATGGGGTGAAGGCCATGACATGTAGCATGATGATAGATAGATGTAGAGGAACTCCACCTGCCAGTAATGGAAGATGCAATAGTTGTCTTTTTGGAAAGCACAGAAAAAGTAGTCATCAATGTATTTTAAGAgtttatctttttctttttggttgttgttgttgatatgATTGGAAGTTACCAGCACACAATGCTGCCCGGACAGAGGCTAGTGCAAAGATGAGCTAACATCGCCACCTAGTGGATAAAAAGTATACAACAACCTCAGCTTTTCAGTCTAGTCAATGTCTTCAACATTTGATTATATGAATACATGAGGACTAATAACAGTGACTGCACTAACACACAAGATGTACAACAGCTTATAATTCAAAAGGAccacaaatattttatttatagatgtattaaaaatatacatattttacataattttatgtattttttttctccagtatTTTAAATATTCCCTACATAGCAGTGTCAAACGCTTAGTTGTAACATAAAAAACAATTTAACAAATGCCATGAAAGCACAGAAAAGGTCAAATGTAACTAAATATAAAAGTAAAGATGAGAGATCACCAAAAAGGAAACATAATTTCTCCATTTCTATTGGTATACCATTTCTATTGGTATACCatgttataaaaataaaaaattataaccAATTTTTCTTGGTTAGCAGTAGTTTCATGCCTCCACATTATCCTCAAGTATAACTTCTGATTTTAAAATGCAGAGAAAGCATGATGGGACATcttcagtagtttatagaaGTACAGTACAGTTCAAGGGCTGTTCCATAGCATTATACGTGTAATGTCCGAACGAAATGTACTTCTATGTTCAGAACTAAATAGACATTTATATTTGACATTTATATTTGATCAACagctggagaaaaagaaagcatcATCAAAGTTGTGTAATATAATCTGCCTTTAAAGTAGCATGCAAACTATTTGGAAACTTTGGCAAAGCTGTAAGTGCAAAAAGTGACAGAAACAAAGATCTCATCAGGAGCCTCTTAGCACTGACTCACAGCACAGAGATGGGTTACATTCATCACAGGACTGAGGTCAGTACTTCACCCCAGGAACAAATTCTTTTGCATTGGGATTCAAATTGCTGTTaacctgaaagagagaggaaaacagacaaacaagaaATAAGTAATGATTTTAATGTGATACTTCTACCAAACTGCATTGGCAAGAAGACATTGAATGCAAACTGCTCAAGTTACTTTCTGCATGAAGTTGAATTCCTATGCCAAAATGATGTCAGCCAAAGGATGTGGTCGAGAGTACTAAACATTATGTCTATTAATCTTTATGTCCATAACAGTATATTATGGGGTTTTCCTGtaacaacaaaaagaagagtGTTCACCACAGACTTTCCTTGAAATAAGTTGGTCAGAAAGATCTTGCGTAATGTCTTCCTTACCAAGAAAGACAACACATCAAATTCCACCCATCTGTCAGCACTACAAACTACACTGCAATGAGTGGTAAAGAAGTATGATGGTGATTTTTGTATGGCCAAAAGACTTGTTTgagactcagtctgagataTGATGAGTCAAGAATTCAGGtttaaaagagagacagaggtccTTAAATTCGGATTCCTTCGAGTATTGGAGGAGTACTACATGTTCCTGGAATGGTGGTGAAAAACTATACTACTGAAACAGCAGCCTGCTATTTTCCTTTGTTATTGTGGACGATCTGACTGCTCCAACATTTTGTCAATTATGCAGAACTATCCATTTGGCTGGGAACAGAGTTTTACTATATAGCACACTTGGAGAGCTGACTTACTACTAAGTCGTTTAACATGTATCCATCACCAATGACCAGGGCACTGAGCTGGTCCTGCAGCTGAGCAAAGGTTTGAGGAAGATCACGTGCTGGTATGAACCAATcatgttcctcctcctcctccagcatctcCTGGAAGCATCTTTCGATGAACTCTTCCTCCAATAACTCCTCTTCAATCTGATAGAACCACACATATGCCATTAGGAGGGGTGACAAACAAAGGGAACTTCATAAACACCTCAAATGGTATAACAACAGCACACCTGTCTGTTGAACTCCTCCTCATTCTCCATCCACATGTATTCAGCAAAGGGGTTCTCTTCACCGTTCAGATTGCCATTAAGGATGACATCGCTAGTCTTGAAGCCTGTGTTGTTGCTGCAGCAGCGGCCGGGGTCTTTCATTTTAACCCTATAATAGTCATAAAATGATTAGGCCTAAGTGATAAAGATAGACAGACCGTGAACCAATTACGCTACTATATTTGTACTTCCGATACTTATAAGGCCTTAATGCATTTAACTCATAACTCATCATTTTGTTTGGCAAAACAAGGGGGTAACAATTAAATTATCggattagaagaaaaaaaagtcacagaTCCAGATTTACGTTGATAAATAAGCAATATAACTATGCCAGTGGGAGGTCTTAGCGAGCTAAACATAGACATACCGGTAGTTATATAGAGCTACCAGATACGTGATGATTAAATGACATCTAAGTGCTTTGCAAGAAATGTTACTTACACAACAAAGTAACTATCTTTTGGACCTAGTTACAAAAATAAACTTAGTCGCTAACTAGTGCAGACGCAGCGAAAAGCGTCGACAAAACGGTGTCTTACACAACCATGCTAACCTAACTAAAAGACAGACTGTGATATTAAATGGATTGTCTTTATCCAGCAAGCTGGAAGGCATCATCATAGCTAACTTAAATGTCAAAAATCTTTGACAATTTCTCTCTAAGTGATCTCGGAAGGTTAGCAACTGAACTATCTCAACCTATAAACCACTTACTTTAATATTTCCAGAtatactgttttgtttttttaccacCACAGCGATGTTCTCGCAATTCGCTTCAGTCCAGATAAGACAAGTAGGGTAGCCCAGTGTAATGGCGGCCGTATCTGTTTACATTTTGAGGGTGAGCCAGAGAGGCGGTCATTATTCGAAACTCTTTGGCTGAACACTTCGGAGTGATTGGTTAAATGTTATGACACTCACAGTCACGCCCTCCCCAAGAGGCATGAAACCAAAGGCGTCAAATGAGTTGAACCGTTTGGCCTACATTCACTTGGGATGCTCGCAGTGTTTAAAAATAATATTCCATGGAAGACTGTAGCAAACCATCTATATTGAAGTTCAGAATATGCAGCAGTTAAACAGGTGAGGTCAATCTCTGAGGGTGTAAGCATAGAGGTAGGGGGTGTGAGTGCCACTGAAGAACTAGTTGTTATTGAAAATGATGACATAATAGTACCCACTAGTCACAGTCATCTGATGCCATAAACAAGCATTTAGGGCCAGATGGACAAGGGTGGACCACATTAAGAGTTGCAGGTGCCTTTGAGATATTTAGATTTTCAGCTCAGTATtgccacattttttttgtcttggcgATCACACTTTGTTATGCCAACTAGTAAACTTCATCTGTCTTTTTATTGGTACATGCACTGACTTGGTCATTTAGCATGTTATTAGCAACCCACATACACAATACTGTTTAAGACATACATAATGCAGCCAAACATagtgaaaacataaaaaaaaaaaaagctaaattcTCAACTAAGTGCATACATAGTTCCTGTGAAATTAAGATACAGGTATAGGATGAAGTCAGAAGTCTGACTTGATGGTGCCCCAATGATTTTGATGCTCATGGGCAGATGCCCATTAAATCTATCTGACCATGGAGCTTTATGCGGGCCACTATGTGTTTGAACGGTATGTCAAAAGCAGGCTTATGTTTTGTGTTTCAGTCTGATTAGAACTTACAGCTGCCATTAACAAAAGTAAGCACTATCATAAAATTATCAATTAACAACGTATGTTACTGGTAACATCTAGGCTATAAAAATGTAAAGGGTTGGTGAAAATCAAAAAGTATAAATGAATAAAGCATGTGGCAAAACGGTGGGCCATTTGTCTGTAACTTACAAGTGGACTGCCCGACAACCAATGAGCAAAAAGGCCAATGGCCCACCAGCTCTGCCCCCAAAAATATCGATTGTTATTATACATAAGTTCCTTACATCTGAGCTACATACGTGCAAAAAGACGGAAGCAGTTCTGTGATGAGACGAGTGCTGAAGTAAAAGTACTTTGTAGTTATACTCCAATACAGTAGAAGGCGCCGTTATAACCAAAAATATTGAAGAGGGGCAGGGAGAAACGCGTTTCCTCTGTCAGAGACTCCGTAGACGGGCTTTGACTACCCTGACAGAGAAAGTCGACGTTCTGTAAGTTTTTTCAATTTTAGGGTATCTTATGTTTGGGTTAAAAGCAAGTTGTAATACATCCATTGTGAACATATGTAATTATTTATGTTCCGTTCATTTATGCAATTCAATTACTGTTCCCACAACTTAAAACGCTTACCTAGGCCTTTCTCTCCCAACTTCGGCTAGCGCTAGGTTTAATGGCGGCCATCACATTTAACCTAGCTTATTAGCTCGCAGTACCTAGATGAACGTAATGCAGCAGAAAGTGTTTACGGTTCATCGGCACTAAGAGGAAAGTACTAATATAGCATACAAACACCTATCTCTGTAGCTAAATTGTTGAACTTAGAATATAATTGTTTAGCCTCAAGTAAATCTTCCAGGTATGTTGATTTGCGAACGTGGCTGGCTAACATTGTTGACTAACAAAAATCAATCATGCCAGACATGGGTAACGTTGACGTTAGTGGGCCTGTTCGCTGGGTTGTAGAGTGAAAGCCATTGGCTTTTACTAATCCAATTTGTCATAATTTGTTAGACATGTACGTGTGATGGCCTCGTCTAATTTGGCTTGTAGATAACATTACTTTTGTTGATTGATTCATATGAAAAGGTAGCGGTACTAGGCTAATGTCACCTAGCCGAAGACTTTGATTAGCCTACCTTTGAACCTTGTGGTCGAGATCGATCAAATGACCAGCTTTCCGCCATTATCAGAACGTTACTACTACTGTAACGTTGACCGTTTTACCAACAATCTAAGCGGGTTGCAAGTCAGTCGATATGATTCTAGCTATAACGTTAGCCTAATGTTAGACGTAATGTCGAGGTTATAGTTTTTGCTGACTGGATCTTTGCTGCTTTAAGTTAGAATGACGCTCTTTGGAATGCCTTGCATGCATTTCCGATCTTAATTTTCTTCTTTGTATTTAACGTTGAGTTAAAGTGTGCGTCAAAGCTATTCCTCTGTCTCATCGGGCTATTGCCCAATCATCCAAGTTCCAAGCGTGGCTCATAATATGTTCGTGTTAGCTGATACTAGATTGAAGTCTTCCTGTGCTTTCCAATTATGTTAATTCGATTGATCAGATTGTGTTCAGGAAATGTTAGAGCTTGCTACTACCTGAAATGTTCATTTGGGGAGTTGGCTGGTCATCAAAACCTTCTTTTGGTATTACTTAGACTTAAAACAGATTATTGACGGATCATTTGGCTTGTCCTGTCTTATTTCCACCAAGCAGTCTTTCAGATCATAATGGCCATATAAGCTATTTTAaatattatttacagttgtgCATTTTTCCCATTATGGAATTACTCTTTCCAGAGCCTCGTGTGTAGTCCCTTCGAATCTGTGATCCCACTCATTAGTTTCCTGTCCTGTTCTGTATTCTGGCTTTGAAAGTGATTCTTCCAGCTACGTTTTCCACAGGAAAATTCTTGAGGGAAACCATTAGTTATTATTGACTTCATATATCTGCTTATTGAATTGTTATCGCTGACATATGCCTCTAATGTCTTAATTGAAGGCATGCTAGAATTTATTGCTTCATTGTGTTTCTGCAGACGTCATTTCATTTTGCCATAGAAGAGGAGTTATCCTTTCACACCACTGACTTGTCTTTCGGTTCTTTAAACTGAATTTTATCCTTGGATCTCACTTTTGTGGACTTCGTTCAGCGGTCTTACTCTGCTCTCTTGCCATCCAGAGCACAACTCTTCCTCAGCAATGTCCCAGAAGATTCCGGGTGACAGTTCTCAGAAAGGCTTTGCGGTAGGGCGTGGGCTACTTGCCGCTGCTGAAACGTTGAATTTCAGCATGGGTGAACCCAGCTCCAACAGCCTATATGGCTCCACTTCCCGACCAATGAGCAACATGGCTAGAGGCCCAGGAGGCGGACAAGGGAAAGACCATGACCCTCAGCTGTCCCGCCGCGTGGGCAGTCACCTTAGCAACACTATGAAGCTGTTCGCCAGCCTTGGTCTGTCGCCCACAGACTTGGACGAGCTGGCTCAGGTTCCAGAGGAGAACATCAGTGTGGAAACTTTGCCCAATCTTATCATGCAGCTTAAGAACCGGAAGGTGGAGGCCAGCCGCCGCATGTCTGGTGACCCTAGGGATATGTCCTCCCACTCCCCAGACACGTCATACCGAGCAAGTAGAGACGGCTGGGGAGACATGCAGGAAGGGCACCTGGACTCTTCCATGGGGCAAGCACCAGGCCGCGTGGCACAGGGCGACTTCGGTTACAGTTCCATGCAAGACATGCCGTCTCGAGGGTATGACCGAATTGATTATGGCAACACTGGTGCCAGCAATGGCAACCGAGACCGTCAGTATTCTGAGCTTTCCCATGAATCTTACCGTGGGCTTGGCATGGGCTCCTCTGCAGCGCCTGACAGCATGCTTATGCAGAGAAGGATGGGCTCCCCTTCCCAGGGTAAAGTGCAAGACTTCTTGGGACTCATGCCCCACATGTTTCCACATGTGTGTTCCCTTTGTGATTTTGATGTGCATTCTACCATGGTGAGTAATTTACACCACTTTGTATTCCACATACACATAACACTCTCTGCATCGACTTCTTTAAGTGGGTGACTTCATCTCTTTTATTGACATTGACCTAGCTGTTCAACAGAAGTCAAACATCTGTTCCCTCTTTTCATTCAACTTGACTCCTTTTTGAGCAGTCATTCTGCACAAATTTAATCTACTTATTCATAATTCTGTTTATGATTGTCTAGGTTGTCATTGGTATCTTCTCAAGTGATCTGAATTCGTTTCATGTTATGAAATACATCATAACCTGTTTACTTGTCACAAGTTTTGGGTTTGAGCAGATATTTTAGCAGGattttaaagtttatttttgGATTATTTTATAAACAGACTAGCCTATAAAGCATAATATTATAAACATTGTTTGCCAAAAGCAATAGCCTTGCATACACATTTTTGGTTATGTGCCCATCTATCACAGAGTTGTAGTTACCAGTGTATAAAAGCTACCTGCTAATGTATTGACAAAATAAAATCTAGTATTGTCATCAGATGTATGCCAGATGAATGGGACAGAACAGAATAGTTCTCTTCAGGTTAAAGTTCCATCATGTACCAACTAAACTGTCACATGAGTTCTagcaacactaaacactaaatgAAAAGTAACCGTTCAATTTATACGAATTACAATGAACTCTTTGAGGTAGCCTGTTAGGGGCCTTACCCTTGTTGGTGCAAAACCTTGCATTAAGGCAGGTTTTCAAAACCCTAATTTTCACAGCAAAGTTAAATAGCTGTCAAAAGTTTGCACAGACACCTGTATCCTacttctgtcagtgtgtgagggtgcttGTACATTGTACATTAGTTTAAAGCACAACATTACATTTCTTTTGAAAGGCATGAAGTAAGTTGGTTCTAAAATAAAGTGCTCCTTGCCAGTCTGAAATATAATTTTTGATCATCTTAATGAGTGTTTTCTGGCTGGTCTGCTGACACTGAAGTCTCAGACATCTTACTCTGATCTTGAAACTCTTCATTACATGGGACAGGCTCACTCAAAGACCACACCGATAATATGGTGTTTAATCACCGCtaaataacaaaagaaaagcaaaaacactCATTGTAAGGCTCAGATTTTTAAGTTGTTTTACATCTTAAACCTTCCTATCCAGTGCAAATTGAGTGGTAAGAAATCAGGTGAAATATCTCACTTCCAGCTGAGTTGCAATTTTGACTGAACACAAATGCAGACAACTTGATGTCATTGAGAAGAACGGAGTCTCAAAGGATTTATGGGCTGGACAGATGACATCAATCACAATAAATGTGTTAAAATGTACAGTTCCATTTTTTCACAGTATAAAAGACCACAGTTTCTCTAAAATAAATAAGCTACATTAGCTAGTTTAAATAATTTTAAACATTGTCAGATCAGCATGAATGACTAATAATCACACAATCATCAGTTGTTCATTATGTATGGGATAATGTGTAGTCCGGCgttcattatcgaaaaataaatcccgacgggacgaacaggaccccgacgcgcagttgaggaaatatcagacctgcgaacgttagggtggcccattcaaatcaacttaactttttggaacattctgaagagccgtataataaaatcAATATAATTCCCAGTCCTATGTAGTAATGTCACGACCCAAGTATAACAGATAATAGCTGTACTCCGTGGTACTTCTGCTCGCACTACCCTGTGTTCCATAATGGCCGAATTTGATCACGTTTAAGTGCTTCAGAGAACATCAACAATCGGTACAGTATGGTAGCATGTTTatcactgcaaaaaaaagaatgaaattcAAGTGTAAGATTAAGTTTCGCACCAACAGCGATTTAAAGAAGTGGTGTTTTCTGTGACATTTCCTGTCTGAGTATAAAATAATTACAAGACTGTGGCTAAAACACAATTTATGCTTCTGTGTAGAATCTATGCAGAGCCTACGCAAGTGGCCTACATcctacagagaaatagacacaaaaaacccgttattgtaaccaaaaATAAGTCTGAggtgatttgcgaggtgtctgccAGCCAACTATCTTACGTTAGCACTTAAGCTTATGTTAACAGACTAATGGCGCACAAAGTACGCAGCTTGCTAGCGAAGTAAACGGCGGTGAGCAAATCATAGCAGACTCATTAGTCTATACACACCCCCAACCGTTGGGcaagcggaccaatcacagttgTTGCGGTCTGCGACATTTCTATGGAGGTGTACATCAGGCTACGACGTAGGGTACAGGGCTACGCCACATCTACGACGTACATGTTGCGCAGAATCATAAGCCGGCCTTAATGGTAATGGTTCATATTGAGATCAAATAGCTGACCAGACCCAAAACTTAATTCAATTAAAGCCTTAATTAATCAAAAATCTGCCTGTTTCCAGTTATCTATTAGCCACTTCATGGTAGGTTAATCATTGGCATGAACAGATGTCAAATTCATTTCCCATTGTTCTCCCACAGGAGTGGACCCAGCACACCAATGGCTTACGCCATGCAGAAAACTGCAGACTCCTCCTACAGATGTAAGGAATTCATCTCATTTGTATAAGGAACTAAATATATGCGTTGACAAGAATTTTTCAGATAAACACTGCACAACTGCCAACTGACTGACCGTGccatctgtcttttttctttttataggTATCCAGATTGGGATCCTCACATGCCCTCCAACAGAGCGTATGTACCTCTGAAATTGATCTAAATCATTTATATCTAATCTGTTAGTGACTGATAAATTATAACATGGGAGCACGTTCTAATCTGTTAATGACTGATAAATTATAACATGGGAGCACGTTCTAATCTGTTAATGACTGATGGATTATAACATAATTATAACATGGGAGCACGTTCTTGTATTTTAAAGCTCGGGGCCACATCCAATGGACACGCCCAACCGCTCAGATGGTCTTCTGGGGGCTGCCCCTAGGGGGCCTGGAccacagagaggagggatgagTTCCAACTGgggtaagcgtgtgtgtgtgtgtgtgtgtgtgtgtgtgtgtgtgtgtgtgtgtgtgtgtgtgtgtgtgtgtgtgctcatgcacGCATGCATCGAGAGAGAATGGAAAGACAGACCGACACAGATAAAAAGTTTCCCATGTTGATTGTGCTtctgatctgttttttttttcttttccttataGGTTCTGATCCTGGCTATGGATTTTCAAACAAATCTCAGTCACTTCCTGGACCTGGAAAGGTAGGTCACAGCGTGATCAGAGTGAATGCATAAATATTTTCCGAATTATTATCAGGCAGTTATCCAATGCCATTAGTTGAACCACAAATATGTTATGCATATGATGCCACATGTCAGATgtcttttaaaaatatataattacaaaaacaaaaatgggaTGGAGAGCCACAAAATGCCTTTTATAGTCCTACAACTTCAGATTTCCCACTCCATATCCTCTTTAGTGTTTATGTGATTAGTATCTTTCCTTGTGAATGGGACTCAGATCTAGGATAACCATCATCTCAACACTATGTACATTATGTCCATGGGTCATACACGGCAGTAAAGAAATAGAAGTGTGGAAAATAAGCGGACACAGGGACTCGGAACATGAAATGagttgaagtgaagtgaagtgtgcATCACCGTTTCCCCCCTCGGTTGCCTCCTGTAGGTCAGAAGAGGCAGAGTTGTGGTGATCAAGTACGAGAGGAAGCCACTGTCGTCAAACAGCCTGTTTGGTCTGGCAAAACCTTTCGGGACTATTCGGGAGCATCTGGTGCTAAAAAAGAAGGTACTTAAGCCAAATAATAATTTCATATTGTGTGACCGTCTCTACATTCACAGTTTCATTCATATCTGAGCAATTTGAACAGGACCTGTAACATCTTGTCTTGTCACTGGTCTTTTTTTCCAAAACCACTACTTTCAAAGCTGCACTGCATAGCTCTGAGATGTTGATGTTTGCAACTCCTTCAACTTCCCAGTATAATTGGACGTTGTTGCAGAAAGAAGTCAAATTTAAAGGTGTATTTTGTCCATTAGCACCCACATGCTTGGACC
This genomic interval carries:
- the LOC105911555 gene encoding polyadenylate-binding protein-interacting protein 2, with the translated sequence MKDPGRCCSNNTGFKTSDVILNGNLNGEENPFAEYMWMENEEEFNRQIEEELLEEEFIERCFQEMLEEEEEHDWFIPARDLPQTFAQLQDQLSALVIGDGYMLNDLVVNSNLNPNAKEFVPGVKY